GGTTTATCCACAAGTTCTAAATGAGCTAAGATTGTTTTCACATTTTGTTTGTCGATTAATAAAGAAGAACTTTCTTGTCTGGTGTTTATTTGCCATATAATAAAATGGCTAGTTACTAACACTATAAAGAGGAATATCATTACCAAAAAGCCTTGCATTTCGATTTTAGTGAAGCCAAAAAAACTTTGAATGTAGAACTGAATTTTCTCTTTCATGTGTAGGTAGAATTGAAGGTGAATAGATGAAAAAAAATACTTTATCAAAATAAAATTCTGTATTTCATCAAGATTGAAATAATTTTGTGCAATGTATTGTACGTCAATTTGTAAATACTGTTTTTAACTAGACGACAAATCGTAAGTTAGGTGTCTTAAAAATACAAAAGAAATCCTAATTTATTTTAACCAAAAAACGAATTTATGATACTCTATAGTACCAAACACGAAAGTCCTGATGTGTCTTTGGAAGAAGCTGTGTTTAGGGGATTACCTCCTGACAACGGTTTGTACATGCCTTATGAGATACCAACCTTACCTACATCTTTTTTTGAAAAAATAGAGAACTTGAGTATTTCGGAAATTGCCTTTGAGGTAACAAAGGCTTTATTAGGAGATGATATTGCCGATAATGACTTACAACAAATCATTGCTTCGTCAATCAACTTTGAAGCTCCTTTAGTAGAAATCGAAAAAGATACCTTTGTCTTAGAATTGTTTCATGGGCCATCTATGGCATTCAAGGATTTTGGTGCTAGGTTTATGGCTGCTTTGATGTCATATTTTTTACAGAAATCACATCAAGACATTCATATTCTTGTGGCTACTTCTGGCGATACAGGTGGTGCTGTAGCCCAAGGCTTCTATAACACTCCGGGAATCAAAGTAACTATTTTGTATCCTAAAGGTAAGGTTTCGGATATTCAGGAAAAACAACTTACTACTTTGGGGGGCAATGTTACGGCTCTGGAAGTAGATGGTACATTCGATGATTGCCAGCGTTTGGTAAAATCGGCTTTCTTGGATACAGAATTATCATCCAAATACAATTTGGCATCGGCCAATTCTATCAATATTAGTCGATTAATTCCTCAGTCTTTTTATTATTTTAGTGCTTATGCACAACTCAAAAAGCTAGGATATTCAAAGCCGCTCGTATTCTGTGTACCAAGTGGTAACTTTGGCAACCTTTCGGCTGGACTAATTGCCCAGAAAATGGGATTGCCCGTAAAGATGTTTATAGCTGCAACTAATGTTAATAACATTGTTCCTAACTATTTGGCAACTGGTATTTACGAACCCAAACCATCAAAAGAAACGATTTCTAATGCAATGGATGTAGGGAATCCATCAAATTTTGTTCGTATGCAAATTTTGGCTGGAGAGCAATATACTGAAGTTATCAAACATATTGTTGGCGACTTTAGTGATGATGTTGCAACAAGGGCTACGATGAAAGAAGTTTTTGAACGCACAGGCTATGTAATGTGCCCTCATACAGCAGTAGCTTACAGAGGGTTGAGTTCTTATGTACAACATCAAGGTGAAGAGGTTAGCGGAGTATTGCTATCAACGGCACATTATGCCAAGTTTTTGGATGTAGTAGAAGAAACCTTATCAACCAAAGTAGCAATTCCTGAAAGATTATCAGCATTGTTGTCGAAAGAGAAAGTAGCAATACCAATGAGTACCGTTTTTAGTGATTTTAAGAAGTACTTACTTTCATTATCATAAAAACAATAGGCTGTCAGCAAACTGACAGCCTATTGTTTTATAAGTACATTGATTCAATTTGTTGACTATATTTTGAATGAATCACTTTTCTTTTAAGTTTGAGTGTTGGGGTAAGTTCGCCACCTTCTATCGAGAAAAGTTTTGGAATTAGTACTACTTTCTTGACTTGCTCATATTTGGCAACATTATTCATCAAATGTTTGACATCGGCATCAAATTTCTCTAGCACTTTAGGGTTTTTGATGATTTGCTCATTGGATGAATATTCAATTTCGTGTTTGGTGCACCATTCTTTCAAAGCATTGAATTCTGGAACAAGCAGAGCCGATGGGAATTTTTGCCCTTCTCCTACAACAATAGCTTGTTCTATCAAAATAGACTCTTTGAGTTTGTTTTCGAGTAATTGTGGTGCCACATACTTACCTCCTGATGTTTTGAAAATCTCTTTTTTTCTATCGGTTATTTTCAGGAACTGTCCTTCTACAAATTCGCCAATATCGCCAGTATGAAACCAGCCTTCGCTATCGATAACCTCTTGAGTAGCTTCAGGCTTATTATAATAACCTTTCATGATACTTGGTCCTTTTACTAATATTTCGCCATCTTCAGCAATTTTTACTGATACATTTGGCAAAACAGAACCAACACAACCTACTCTAAAATTGGTAATGATACTTGATGATATTACTGGCGAGGTTTCGGTGAGGCCATACCCTTCCAAAATAGGAATACCTGCCGCCCAAAAGATTCTTGCTAAGCGAGGCTGCAAAGCCGCAGAACCAGAGGCTACCAGCTTGATATTGCCACCGAGTGCTTCTTGCCATTTACTGAAAATAAGTTTTCTTGCTATTGCTAACTGCGTATTGTACCACCAACCCATATCGGCCATTGGATCATATTTTAGGCCAAGGTTCAAAGCCCAAAAGAATAAACTCTTTTTTACACCAGTCAGTTCATATCCTTTAGCTACAATTTTATCGTACACTTTTTCCAGTAAACGAGGAACAGTTGCAAATACATGTGGCTTGATTTCCTTTAGGTTATCGGCTATGGTTTCCATACTTTCGGCATAATAAGTAGACACCCCATAGCGCATATACACATATACATCGGTACGCTCGTAAATATGACAAAGCGGTAAAAAGCTCAAGGCTCGGTCTGTTTCTTCTAGTTCAAGGTGCTTCCCTTCTATTAGCCCTTCTACGTTGGCTATAATGTTGCGGTGAGTAAGCATAACCCCTTTAGGTTTGCCTGTTGTACCAGAAGTATAAATAAGTGTTAATAAATCGTCGGACTGAACGGCATCCATATAGGGCTGTAGTTGAGCAATATCTTGCCCTTTGGCCAAATCTGTTACCTCAGACCAGTGTTTTGCCCCTTTAATATTATCGAAAGTATAAATTCCTTCAACCTCGGCAAGCGAAGCGGTAGCATCTTTGGCTTTTGATAATAAAGATTGGTCTGAAACAAAGACAAACTTTACGCCTGCATCAGCAAAAATATACTGATAATCCTCCATAGTAATGGTTGGATACATTGGTACAGAAACAGCTCCAAGTTGTTGTATTCCTAACTCGACAAAGTTCCATTCTGGACGATTATTGGAAATTATCGCAATTTTATCGTCTTTCTTGACCCCTAATTGCAACAAGCCCAAGCTTACCTGATTAACAATATCGATAACTTCTTTTGCTCCATATTTTCTCCACTGGCCATTTTGCTTATTAGCAAAAACATCTTCTTTATTTAGTGGTAAAACACATTTGTATAGCAAATCGAAAACTCTAGTGATGGCAAGATTACGTTTCATACTTTTCGCCTGTTGATTCAAACACGTTCTTATTTATGTACAATTATAACAACAATTTATTATAATCATTTACCCAAAGATAACAGGTTTAGCTATTTAAAAATAGTATGCAAGCATAATTTTTTTAAATTATTTTTAGATTTAATACTGGTATAAAATAGTATTTGAAAAACAAAAAAGGGTATTTTTTACGAATACCCTCATGATTATCTTAATGATTTTTGACTATTATATCTTCGGTTTTTCCGTTTGAATAAATGTATTGGAGTTCTACTTCAGGGTATACATTTTCTTCTAGTAGAATAAAGTTACCTAATTCGGTCATTTTATCGTTATCAAATTTTCCTGCGAAATATTCGCCATCTCTAAAATAAAATACACCTCGACCGTGACGAACGCCATTTTGGTATTCGCCTTCATACATTTTACTTCCATCTGCATAATAATGAATTCCGAACCCATGACGTTTTCCATTTTTCCACATTCCTTTATAGCTTCCTTGTGTTTTGTGGATAAAATACCCTGTACCATTACTACAGTTTCCTGAAATACAGCCTAGTTGTACACTTTTGTTAGTAACTTCTGGCTCTATTGTGGATAATTCAAGGGGGTCTTGAGGTTGGGGTATTATACTATTTTCTTGAGGCGTTTCAGCTGTATATCTTGTATCCTTTCTTTTTTCTTCTTCCCAGCCTTTGGCAATAGCTGCAAGACGCTGAGAGCGTGGAGGGTGGGTACTTGTCCATGTCTCTTGCTGAAAATGGTTCATCGCTAATTGGGCTTCTTCAAGGGTGGCACCCATTCGGTATAAACACGCTCCTGAAAATTCATCGGCTTCGAGTTCTTTTTTATGTTGGCTTCCTTGATTATTGGTAGGGTGATAGTATACTAAGTGCCCTACTTCATGAGCTAAAATCGATATAGCAGCCCAGTCTTTGCTAGTAATCTGTTCTACGCGACTCAAAAAGTTTTTATCATATATAATATGTGGAACGCCCTCTATTAATGTAGCATAGCAATTATCGGTTTCGGGACATTCTATCATTTTGAAAGGATTTCGAGATAGGTTCATAGACTCTGTAATTTTCTTAACCACCTTCTCGGCTCTACCTGTAGACATATAGGCTTGGGTTTGTAGGCTGCTACATATATCTGTATTTTTAACAGCTTTGCCAAAATAATGGCATATAAATACCTTTGGAGGAGTTTGTGCTTGAGTGGTGTGTAAAGCCAAACACAATAGAGATAGACAGAGTAATCCTATGCTTGAAGGTTTCATGGAAGTATTTGATTGAATTTACAGATGCTTTGTAAAGTTTATTCATTCAAAATTCCCTTCTTGGTTGGCTGTGGATAAAAAAGAAGGTCTGGTACAGACCTTCTTCAATACGAATTATAGTATTAGTTTATTGTGTCGCCACGAAGATTTCTAAATCTTTTTCTAGCCTCAGAGCCAAATATACTTCCAGGATATTTGGTTAAAAGCTCTTGATACAGTTTCATGGCTTTTGAAAATTCATTCTTTTTTTCTTGGTAGGTCTTGGCAAGAAGAAATAAAGCATCGTCGCCAAGGATGTCGGAAGGGTACTTATCCACAATTTTTTCTAATTGTTGAATACCTGCATCTATATTACCTTCTTTTAAATAAGTGCTTGCCATTAGATACAAAACTTCGTCTTCGAGTGGGTGTCCTTTGTGGATAACTAACATTTCTTTCATTTTGGCTATGGCTTCATCATTTCGATGCTGAAATAATAACAGCTCAATATTGGCATAATCTTGCATAGCTACTTCATTGCTATCTAAACCCGTATTATCTTGTATTAATAAGCTCAGATTCATTGCATCGTTGGCTATTTCTCTTGTTGTAGCCTGTTTTAGAATATCTAATACCTCTTTGGCCAAATCAAAATCACCTTTATAATAGGCTAATTTTGCATTTCGTAGCTTTGCATCATACCCTAGTGGGCTATCTTTCTGTGATTTTTCTACTTGTGAATATAATAAGGTAGCTTCCCAAGGCTCTGATTTCAAAATATAGATATCTCCTAGGTCTAGTTTGCACTTATCCACAAAGAGCCTATCGCCTGTGGATAACTTTATAGCCAACTCTAAAACAGCAACCGCCGTATCTTTTTCGTTTAGGTAAAACGCATATAATAGCCCTTTACTTCTCATAGCTTCAAGGGTTCGTTGATTAACGCCTAGTTCGTTCAACAATTTGGTGTATTCGTTGATAAGAATTCTAATATCATTTCGATTCACTGGATATGTGTTTTTTACGACTTCTTCTTTAGAGTTTATCAACAATCTTCGCCAAAGTGGATAATTCTGTAATTTGGGATATTCTCTTACTAAGTATTCAAATATCTTTCCTGCATTTAAAAAGTCTTTATTTTGGTAGGCCACAAAACCAAGGTCGGCCACCTGAGCTCCTTCACGTTTGTAACGCTTGTCCATAGCTCGTGCTTGTACAAATGCCTTGAAGAATTCTTTCTTTTGGGTAAGGTGCCAAATGAGCATTTCATTGTAATAAGGTTCATCAGGAAACTTCTGTACATAATTGTACAAAACCTTTTCCAATACCTCTATTTCTTTGTCTTCTTTGACTTCATCTTGTAAAATAGCCTGAAGTAGCTCACGGTTTTCGATAGGATGTCCAAAATTTAGGTATTCCTCAAGCATTTCTTGAGGTTTACCAAGCAGTCGGTACAACCTCCCTACTTGGAGGGCAAACTTGCTCTTATCCTTGAAGTATGCTCTATTTTGCTCTATCAATTGTATAGCTAAATCGTATTGGCTTTGGTTTGTGAGTTCACTAACCAACTGCATCGTTAAGGCATCATCTATCTTGGCTTTTTCAAAAGCCATATTAAATTGTTTTTGAGCTTCGTCTTTCTTCTCAATAAACGTTAATAGCTGAGCATAATCAATGATATAAATTGGATTATTTTCAGACCATTTGATTTGCTTTTTCAAAAACTTTTCTGCTTCCGAAAAATCTTTAAGCTTCACCAAGGTTTGTAAATAGGCTTTGTGGATACTTTGTGCAGATTCTTTATTTTTTGCCAATTTTTGAAAAATAGCTTTTGCCTTTTCATATTCTCCAGCTTTGACATATTCTAAACCCAGTTCAGCATCTTGAGCTAAAGTTTTCAAAGTGACTCCAATCAGACAGGTTACCAACAACAATATTCTTAACGATACCAATTTTAGATGCTTCATATTCATATATCTCAATTTTAGGATTCTCGAATCATTCTTTTTCCAACTTTGACTTTTCAACACAACATTAATTTAATAATATTTATTTTTTAAATTTTTTAAAAGAAAAGAAATCTACTATTCTTATTATGCTGTGGATTTGTGGATTACTTTCGTGGAAATTTTTTTTTCACGTTCAAATGTTCATAAGTATTTTTTTATACACATTAAAATAGGTATTTATTAACTATTAACTATTTGATTATTAATTAATTAACATTAATGGATAGTTATCCACATCCTTAGTGTGTGGATAAACAGCCTATTTTTGATGTGTGCTTATTTCGGGGATAATTGTGGGCAATGTACTGTATAACTTGTATAGTTATGCACGTTGATTAAAGCTAGAATATTGTTTCCACAATGTCTTAAATTCTATCCACAATTTTTGTACCTATTTTTGGGGTACTTATCCACACTTTTTCCCTATTCATTCACGTGTTTTGGGGAGTTATCCACAGCAATACTACTTTTCACCGATTTGGAAGTCAAAACCCGACAATTCAAAGTTCTGTTTGAGCTTAATCTTGTCTTTTATGTACATAATATCTTCGGGAAGTATGTTTTTATCCACATTTCCAGCATCCCATCTTTGATTTTTGTTATCATCAACGATTAATCGTATCATATATATACCAGGCTTGACAAAATCGAAGGTATAACTACTGGTGTTATTGTGGATAACTTGTCGTTCTACTTCTTTTTTCTCGTTGAGAAGCTGTACGATAAAGTTTTTATTGTGTGGATTAGTCACTTTACCCTCAATAAGGCCATAATTTTCGGGATCTCTGATAGGGTTAATTTGTTTAATCACTTTATTGGTATCGTTTTCCACAGAGATAAAGCTATTGGTTGGAATTGTAATTTTGACTACCTCTTTGGCTTTAGGGGCATTATCTATTTTGAATTTCAATTCTGTTTTTTCGTCATTCCATTGTAGATAACTTTCTTTCAGTTCTACTTTTTTGAGGGTATCGTTCAGTATTTCGATT
The DNA window shown above is from Flectobacillus major DSM 103 and carries:
- a CDS encoding tetratricopeptide repeat protein, which encodes MNMKHLKLVSLRILLLVTCLIGVTLKTLAQDAELGLEYVKAGEYEKAKAIFQKLAKNKESAQSIHKAYLQTLVKLKDFSEAEKFLKKQIKWSENNPIYIIDYAQLLTFIEKKDEAQKQFNMAFEKAKIDDALTMQLVSELTNQSQYDLAIQLIEQNRAYFKDKSKFALQVGRLYRLLGKPQEMLEEYLNFGHPIENRELLQAILQDEVKEDKEIEVLEKVLYNYVQKFPDEPYYNEMLIWHLTQKKEFFKAFVQARAMDKRYKREGAQVADLGFVAYQNKDFLNAGKIFEYLVREYPKLQNYPLWRRLLINSKEEVVKNTYPVNRNDIRILINEYTKLLNELGVNQRTLEAMRSKGLLYAFYLNEKDTAVAVLELAIKLSTGDRLFVDKCKLDLGDIYILKSEPWEATLLYSQVEKSQKDSPLGYDAKLRNAKLAYYKGDFDLAKEVLDILKQATTREIANDAMNLSLLIQDNTGLDSNEVAMQDYANIELLLFQHRNDEAIAKMKEMLVIHKGHPLEDEVLYLMASTYLKEGNIDAGIQQLEKIVDKYPSDILGDDALFLLAKTYQEKKNEFSKAMKLYQELLTKYPGSIFGSEARKRFRNLRGDTIN
- a CDS encoding AMP-dependent synthetase/ligase — translated: MKRNLAITRVFDLLYKCVLPLNKEDVFANKQNGQWRKYGAKEVIDIVNQVSLGLLQLGVKKDDKIAIISNNRPEWNFVELGIQQLGAVSVPMYPTITMEDYQYIFADAGVKFVFVSDQSLLSKAKDATASLAEVEGIYTFDNIKGAKHWSEVTDLAKGQDIAQLQPYMDAVQSDDLLTLIYTSGTTGKPKGVMLTHRNIIANVEGLIEGKHLELEETDRALSFLPLCHIYERTDVYVYMRYGVSTYYAESMETIADNLKEIKPHVFATVPRLLEKVYDKIVAKGYELTGVKKSLFFWALNLGLKYDPMADMGWWYNTQLAIARKLIFSKWQEALGGNIKLVASGSAALQPRLARIFWAAGIPILEGYGLTETSPVISSSIITNFRVGCVGSVLPNVSVKIAEDGEILVKGPSIMKGYYNKPEATQEVIDSEGWFHTGDIGEFVEGQFLKITDRKKEIFKTSGGKYVAPQLLENKLKESILIEQAIVVGEGQKFPSALLVPEFNALKEWCTKHEIEYSSNEQIIKNPKVLEKFDADVKHLMNNVAKYEQVKKVVLIPKLFSIEGGELTPTLKLKRKVIHSKYSQQIESMYL
- the thrC gene encoding threonine synthase yields the protein MILYSTKHESPDVSLEEAVFRGLPPDNGLYMPYEIPTLPTSFFEKIENLSISEIAFEVTKALLGDDIADNDLQQIIASSINFEAPLVEIEKDTFVLELFHGPSMAFKDFGARFMAALMSYFLQKSHQDIHILVATSGDTGGAVAQGFYNTPGIKVTILYPKGKVSDIQEKQLTTLGGNVTALEVDGTFDDCQRLVKSAFLDTELSSKYNLASANSINISRLIPQSFYYFSAYAQLKKLGYSKPLVFCVPSGNFGNLSAGLIAQKMGLPVKMFIAATNVNNIVPNYLATGIYEPKPSKETISNAMDVGNPSNFVRMQILAGEQYTEVIKHIVGDFSDDVATRATMKEVFERTGYVMCPHTAVAYRGLSSYVQHQGEEVSGVLLSTAHYAKFLDVVEETLSTKVAIPERLSALLSKEKVAIPMSTVFSDFKKYLLSLS
- a CDS encoding M48 family metalloprotease; translation: MSTGRAEKVVKKITESMNLSRNPFKMIECPETDNCYATLIEGVPHIIYDKNFLSRVEQITSKDWAAISILAHEVGHLVYYHPTNNQGSQHKKELEADEFSGACLYRMGATLEEAQLAMNHFQQETWTSTHPPRSQRLAAIAKGWEEEKRKDTRYTAETPQENSIIPQPQDPLELSTIEPEVTNKSVQLGCISGNCSNGTGYFIHKTQGSYKGMWKNGKRHGFGIHYYADGSKMYEGEYQNGVRHGRGVFYFRDGEYFAGKFDNDKMTELGNFILLEENVYPEVELQYIYSNGKTEDIIVKNH